The DNA window AGGCCAAGGCAAGAACAGACCACAGACTTCACCTGGCTTGGGTTAGCTGGGTCACCTCACCACTGAATGACTCCTCTTTAAGGAGGTGACAGATTCTCCTGTTTGCCTGGCTGCAGCTCAAAGTGCCAGCTGAGCACCAGAAGACTATTGGAAATCCAGCACTGGAATAGTGGCTGCTCAATAAAATTCTGTCTGAAAGCTTCTGTTCTGATGTAGTTAGCAGCTCAGACAGGGTGCAGGAGACCCTCCCCTGAGCTGGTGTCCTGTACATCATGAGTCAGCACGAATGCCATCTTATTTTTGAATCATTTACTTGGCATGTTTCCCAGCTCCTctaacttttaacttttaaaggcTAAGACtagaatttatatttccttgtctctctgtaTGACATAGGACAGTGACTGGACTCTTGAAATTGAATTTTTAGTGATGTTGATAAATGCAAAACATTGATACTTTTTGACTGATAGACTAATTGAATCTCCAGATGTGACATGAGTTTGGAGGGAGAACATGTGaatgaatgtaattttaaataaattttcctctTCATCTCAAGGTCTTTCAATGAAATGCTAGTAGAGTAAGATCATAGATAGCTATTGATGTTGTAGGTAAGAATTTGATGGCTCTAAGTGCTTATGTTACCTGGAATACACCTGTGTTGGTAATCGGTATCTATTTTATTTGGACACGGCATCAATATATCAATTAACAGTAGAGATAGACGTCTTGCTCTCACTGGAGCACAGCCCATGTTGCCTCGTATGGATGTTAACACGGGAGGAAATTATCTTAGGGCTTTTCTAatggttttcttaaaataagccTTCCTGattagaaatggaaaagctgGATTCATAAAAGTCTTTcctcaaaaaaagaagaggaggagggagcaacCATCAGAAAATATTCAGTGCAGTGACAAGCGACAAAGCCGTTGCAGGTGCCTGTCCCGTGGACCCTGTGTGAAAAGCATGGCAGGACCACAGACCCCATTTCTCCGATAACAGACTCTTAGAAAGTCTGAGATTCTAACGGGTGGACCCCGACCCGCAGACAAGCAGGGGTTCAAAAACAAGTTTGACTCAGGCTCCAACgtgaaaacattttcatcttaaTAACTTGCCAATGATGATTCCAGTATTGTGGACCTAACGGCTAATACTCCATCTCAGCCCAGCCCAGTCCCCACCTGCCTTAACAGCACTTAAACCAAgagagaatttgttttaaaagcaaaatagacATTTACAGATTTCCCCCCCCCGCCTTCCGTGTCTAccttttctttacctttgttCCTCTTTGGTTTTCCAGTTTGGTTTTCTTGTCAGCCTCAAAGAACCCGTCTGGATGGTAGTGCTTTAACAGTGTCTTCCCAGCACGGGAGCCAAGGTCATTGTCCACCTGCTCAGTCAGATGTTCCTTTATGGAATGTTGGNNNNNNNNNNNNNNNNNNNNNNNNNNNNNNNNNNNNNNNNNNNNNNNNNNNNNNNNNNNNNNNNNNNNNNNNNNNNNNNNNNNNNNNNNNNNNNNNNNNNTCTCATGGTTCGGGAGCCccagctccgcattgggctctgcacggacagcacggagcctgcctcgggtcctctgtcccctgccctccccccccccccgcccctttcccactcacatacaatctctctctgactctcaaaaataaacattttaaaaaaaggacaccaTTTAATGCCTGCAGTGAAGTGGAATTCGTACATTCAGAcacccatttctctttcttttgggaGGAGTGGGCTTTCCCTTAGGAACAAGAGAAATTTTATGACCTGGTGTTTTAGGAAAGAAGTTGAAGCAGTATGCGCTCCAAATCCCGTCATCAGTCTTCCGGTCTGACTGCAGCAGAGTGCATTACTGCCATCTCGAAATGCATGGTTATCGACAACAGTGACTTCCTTTTAGGTAAGACGGGCATTTAAATGGACATTAGGTGAAACCAAAGGATTAATGGACTTTTTAAATGGCTTGTTATCTTAAACCGGGTTAGGTTAGCTTCCTCATGTGTCGTGCTTTATCCTGATTTctaataggaagaaagaaaagatttgttCCTCCTTTTCCAGGTAGTAAATTCCCAATAGTCGATAAATCCCACCAGGAGATAGCACACAAGTTGTATGTTAGTAACTTGAACTTTAGGAGGGGGGAGGACTTTGTGGTCCGGCATCAGTGAGGTCATTTTAGACATACTGAATTGCACTTAGtggcttgttttttattttaaaaataaccctcaaaTAAGATTCATTCCTTCACTTCCACTGATGTATTATTATTTACACACACCACCTTTTTGTCCTGAGTTAATTAAGTCTTTCTTCTGGTTCTCCAGGGCCATGCTCACCTTGAGGTCTGGAACTGTAACTTGTGCATGTCCACATCTATAACAACGTGGCTCAGTGCTTATTTCGAGGGTGTTCAGTAAATAATTGTTGTATATGTTCCACTTGCTGCTCCTCTATTGTCATTTTTGCTGGTGGTGTTTAGGTGTTTCCATggattttgctttggttttgctTACAGAGCAGTGGGGTCATTTATCCACATTGGAAAAGCATTCCTTTAAACCACGAAGGGGCCCTGATCACCCATTGTTTGAAAATTCAAGATGAAACTCTCCATCTTCCCTACAAGGCTTACTTACATAAAGTAACAAGAATCGGAGTTGGTGACATTTTGTAACAATTTTTACTGGTGGCTAGGACTCAACTGTGTCATACCAGGAAGGTTGACTAGGGGAAAGAACTTGacatttgaaatcagaaaaaccTGAATGAACTCAGCAGGCTGATAGGTCCGTTTTTTTCACATTGTGGATCAGGATACCTTGGAGAGATATAATTAGTGGGACATGTCCAgtgcattttcttaaataataaaatataggttTTTAAAGTAATAGCCTGGGGAAGGATAAaacatttcatattatttcaagatttttttttgtttcagaaaaatagACTTATGTGTGTgaacatgcgtgtgtgtgtgtgatgtgaaACTGAATCATAATCTAAAATATAGATTGttgaggtgccttggtggctcagccagttaagtgtccgacttcgtctcaggtcatgatctcacagtttgtgagttcaagccccgcatcaggctttgtgctgacagtttagagcctggagcctgctttggattctgtgtctccctctgtctttctcttaaaaataaacaaacattaaaaacaaaaatgtagatTGTTGtcaagaaaaagtttaaaaaacactaaGCTTTGGATATCTGAATGTTTCATCATTCTGAGCCTGGAATgacacatctgtaaaatgtggtgAATGGTGACTATTTTGAGGATTTATTCTGAGGATTAATGGCAGTAATACCTGAAGGCACATTGTGTAGCATATAATTTACATGATAGACTTTCAAAAGATATAACCTTTTACTAAaactaattcatttaaaatttaattgataaTGATGTATTCAAGTGTAATAGGACTGAGTCAAGATTTCAATacagaaactaatttttaaaatacttcctgATTTGAAAGACagtgatattaaaaattaatcagaaagGACATTGCTTAATTAATTCActctgttgatttttctttgagatcattactttttagtttaataaaagtatttttaatttatcaaccCATTTACTCAAGTAATATTTTTAGAAGCTGGAATATGTTTGAAGGAACATGACAGAAATTTTTAGATGGCTCCAAACTTCTGCTGTGAGAAATAGTTAAGAATTTGGTGAATACTTAAATGACATTGACTTTATATATTCAAAGGCTTATTTCATGCTAGAGAAATTACATTCATTAAATATGTTCTTGGAAGAAGGAAGCATGAAGCCATATTTATTCGAAGTAATGGAATAGTAGAGTTAGCTCAAAACCAGAAACAGTATTATTCTTGAGACTGGTCCAGATTCCTTGTAGCTACTTAAGAAGGGATGTTCCTCCGATAAGGGAGGGTGGGTATGTTCAGAATTTGTATTGTGCGGACTATCTTCTAGcttaaaaatctgtgttttttaCGTTGGCTTTTATGGGCAAGACATCCCGATAGGCCATATACCAAACTTTGATGTCGAGCATTTTCACATACATGCACTCGTGAAACATGCACCTGAAAACAGAGCCCTGTTGAAACTGCTGAGGAACgtgcctattttttaatgtttatttatttttgagagagagagagagagagagagagagagacagagtgtgtgtgtgtgtgtgtgtgtgtgtgtgtgagagacagagggggggggcggggcccggTGGGAGGGGCCAGAGCATGCCAAGGAggttcctcactgacagcagcaaacccaacgcagggctcgaatttgcgaaccacgagatcatgacctgagctaaagttggacgcttgactgactgagccacctgggcaccctggaacatgtatatttttatcagTGAAGGAGTCCTTGTATTTATTGAGTCAGTTTTCATCACAGGCATTTAATTGATTATTATCCCTGACTTTActctgaatttcttcattttgttagttACGTTTGCTGAGTACTTAGgagcaaaaggagaagagaggtctGTCCATTGCTCATTTTTAGCAGTTCAGTGGGTGCTGGCATTGGTGCAAACGCAGACAAGGTTGGGGCACACCTGAGCACGGGAACATCCACTAAGAAAACAACAGGTGGTGACCAGGTGTCTGGACGGAAGAGGTGACTCTTCAGAATAAGATGGCTAGTGTCCCCAAGCAGCAGACCAGGAGAGGCATATGGTGATGATAGGGAGCGTTTGTTTTTCCTGTGCCCTTCAGGGAATGCTTTCAGTGACTTTTGACTTTGTTGggaaattttaacttaatttaaagaATGCCCTGATCATAATGTAGTCTGGGTACCTGAAAGTGGCTCTCTCCTCCAAACTAATTTATTGATGAGAAGTCTGAGTTGTGTCAGATGTGAACCGATTTGCCTAACATTGAGCTAGAATCAGaacaggtatttcttttttttttctgatatgaatttttttcacattttattttattttattattttttaaaatatattgtcaaattggtttccatacaacacccagtgctcttccccacaagtgccctcctccattaccaccaccccttttcccctcccctgcccccttcagcgtttggttcgttttcagtattcagtagtctctcaggttttgtgtccctctctctccccagctttctttccctcttcccctccccatggtcctccattagtttcTCAGAACAGGTATTTCTTGACTTTGAATCCACTGGTTTTTTTTAAcacctatatttatttttgggagagtgcaagtggggaagaggcacagagattgGGGCAGAGGacccgaagtgggctctgtgctgacaggctcacGGCAGCCAGCCCAGTGTGGGGACACAgactcaggaaccgcaagatcatgacctgaacctaagttagacgctcaaccgactgagccacccaagtgtccctaaagCAGaggttttgttagtttgtttgttttgagatgaTGTAGTTGAAATGAGTGTTAAGGGATGTGACCCATTGCCTGCTCCCACTCCCCTCTGGCCCCACAACATGACCACTGGCCTTCCAAGATGCaccatataattaaattttaaaaatctattttctgtcctTCATTTTGTGACCAGGGTTTTTTATATGCAGGGGAAAGGGGGCACTACTTTAGACTTCCTAGGAGAAAATTCCATTTCCTCAAATGTGGCAAAACAGCCTTTAGGGGCAGATTGCAGTGAGCATGATTCCAGGGGAGTCCACTGGAAGGGAAGATGTAAAATAGGAGGAAATTGGCCATTCTAGTGTCCAAAACAGACCTTTGTAAGTATTAATCAACTCAAGAGTGTAACTGACTCACCATTTCTAAGATCTTTCCCAAAGAAAACGTCTGGGAAAATAGAcctttttctcttaatataaatGATTATTAGTGCTGATTTGAAATTGTTTTGTTATAGATGTTCTATGGAGTCTGTAGCAATGACTCTAGGGAATGAGGAGAACAGCATCAGGTTTGGACGAGCCACCCTGTGGTCTGATAGGGTAGTGTCTCTAAAGGAGGAGATtggttttctttcatggattatcCGGAAATCACATGGAGCCCCCAGAGCCTTCCTGGACTCAGGTTCAGTGATGTTGGGATAAGGGAATGGATGAGGGCAGAGACCAAGCAATCATGACTTACACAGTGACGGATCTCAGAAGAGAAGTACCAAAGCCAGGTTTGATTGTTACTGatgtttttaatgattacattgccAGTGAGCTCATATTTTAGAATTTCCCGGGACCTGAGGTTCCCTCTAGGTGGTGGCCTATTTATAATCCATTTCAACGCTTTTTCCGTCCTAAATCCTTGACCGAGCGCTTAATAGTTTCTGCTACTTCCTTGTCTGAAGACTCTTCTTGCCCAGCACCACTGACCAGCTTGGCACACAGGGGTAACTCCCCCTCGGGAAGGAAGGGAGTCTGCGTGCCCGTGGTGCCGATCACCAGCACGTTTTTCTTCAAGTCGATGGAACACTGGTGTCTCCTGAGCATGTCCAGCCCAAGGAGCATGTCCATGGGCTGGTTCTCGAGAATAGAGAACGAGCACTGCAGGAAATCCCCTTCGATCTGGATCTGTGCCAGATGGACCCGGCCGATGATCCTCTGCGTGCCCACCCCCTTGGCGATGCCAGCCCAGCGCCGGTCCATCAGCCGGATGATGTTGCATCTCTCGGCACACGCCTGGCTCATGATGGTCATCTGGGCCCCTGAGTCCACAAAGGCCTTCAGAGGGTGCCCGTTGACTTTGCAGTTGATGTAGAGCATGGCCACTTCCCCGAAACTCTCCGGGGCCTCCTCCATCGCGATGTTCATGTTCTCCTCGACGTTCTGCTGCCGGATCTCCTCTTCGATTTTGGCCTGAGCTTCCAAATCAAATGGATCAGCGGAGGAGAGACGAAGCCTCTCCTGGTCCCGCAgggccctctccctctgctgctccatCAGGACGCTCGAAAACATCTCGAGGTCCCCGCTGAGCAAGGCCTCCGCCAGGCGGGGGTTGTGCTCCTTCAGCAGCGACAGGTCGTGGCGGTTGGACAGCAGCATGCTCCGGATCAGCGTGGGGCTGTCCAGGCCCTGCGAGGGCACCCTCTTCTCGCTGGAGCTCAGGCCGCGGGTGTGTGCCCAGCGCTGCAGGTGCTTCTGTGTGGCGTGCTGCTGGCGGCCACCCGATGTGCCCGGCTCTGCCAGCCCGGCCAGCTCCATGTGCGTCAGGCTGGCCGTGCGGCCTGGAACCCAGGGCCCCGCGCTCTCCTTCTGCAGCAGCACCACCACGTCGCCGTCACGGAGGCCGTAGGAGCCCAGCGAGCCACGGTCATTGGTCAGGACCTGCTCCATGTGGATGATCTGGATCTCATCGGCGGGGACCCCCGACTCCAGCTCACACAGCACCCGAAAGTCATGCAGCTCGAAGTCAGGGCTGACCTGGAGGGAGAAGGTCACCTCGGACAGGTCCCTCCGCACACAGTACACGGTGACCAGCATGACATGGGCCCCCGGGCGGGCCAGGCAGGCAGAGGGCATCGGCTGGGTGGTGGGCTCACGGGGGTCCTCCGCCAGCGCCCCGGTTCTCGCTCATTCACTTGAAGGGGAGGCCCAGCCGCTGTCCAGCCTCGGAGCCTGCTGCTCGGCCCCACGGAACCTTGAGGGCGCACATGCGTTCCGGGCCCTGTTTGTAAGGTGCCACTTGGAACTCAGAACGCTGGCTCCCATGGAAACCAGTCACTCCTCTCCTGGCTGTGATGTTCCCAGGCCAGCCCTGCTGATCCGTCGTCTGGAAGGGCCCTTCCTGGACAGCAGGGAAATGTTTCACCCGGATCCTCTGAGAGCTGTATTCTGTGCACTGTTCCTCACCCCACCAAGCAGGGCGTGGGGTCTCCTGCACTGAGCGTCACCCTTTGTGCCTGGGGCGGAAGATGGGGGTGAGACTTGGTGCCAGAGCTCAGGGGGGAGGACTTGGTGCCTGGGGCAAAAGACGGGAGGGCAGACTCGATGTCTGAATTGGGGGCAGACTCGGTGCCTGGGGCGAAAGACAGGGTTCAGACGGGGTGCTGAGCTCGGGGGTGGGACTCAGTGCCTAGCTCGATGCCCTCCTGTTCTCGGAAGGGGGGGATCGATGGTGAACAGGAAGATCACAGAACCAGAGCAAGGCTTCTGCAGAGGCTCAAGAGGAGACCGGGCAGGTGCTGACGGATGTGCATTTTCCGTGGGAAAAATGGTGAGAGTCACTCCGGATGAAAAGAATTAGAGGAGCCAGAATTCATGCCGAGGCCTGCTCTCTGTCCAGGGAAGTGAGACATCCGACGCCATAGGAGAAATTTGTACATGGTTTTGAGTGGCAGGATGTGAGGCGGGAAGGAGGGTGACTGGGGTCATACGTGAGTCCAAGGAATGGCAGTATTATCAATAAGGAGGAGTCCTCCCTCCAAAAGTATttaaaggacagaaggaagagaaaaagacaagaaacaggaAGGGAAATGGGAAAGATTTGAAGCAGGTatttgtgtggttttcttttttttttttttttctcatttaattgatTTAAGGAAGAGGCTTCCGACGCCCCGGGAGGACAGGTGGGGAGAGGGCCAGCTGGAGGCTTCTCGTTGGTACACACAGGGGACTGTTGGTGGGAGATGGAAATCCGAGGAAGGCTCCAGCCGGCGCAGTGGGGAACAAGAGTGTTCCCGGGCTGGAATGGACAGGACGTGTCTCCCCATCAGATGTGGGAAGGAAAACCCCGCCTCTTTATTGCACACTTGGTCGGAGGACCCCCCCTCCATTTCTTAGAGATTGCATCAGCCTGAAGAAATGTTGTGCTTTGGCTTCTGTTTCTCACGTGCTTGTGTCAGATGAAGGATTGCATCTCACCCGTTGACCCTGATGGGCATCATATTTCCATACTCCTCTTCGTTCAGATGGGAATGCTGACTAAATGCCCAGGGTGTGGGAAGCATGTGCTATGTCCCAGGGGTTCGTACGTGCATCATGTTAAGTGCTGGCCGTGTTTGTGAAGGAGCCCACAGTCTTTTAAAAGAGGGTGAaggtgcacacgcacacacatgtccacacaaaaccagGGCATAGCAAAAACACCAGAGAAGTCTGCCCAACGTGGGAGGAATGAGTAATATGTGGAGGACAAATGCGGAGTGTGGAGAGGGGGTTGGGCCCGGAAGGCTTCGGGAAAGGTGGCAGAAGGCCGGCCGCGGGGGTGGATGCGGTGGAGAACCGGAGGTGCGAGTGCAGGGCCTGCCTTCACACCTTTCACATGAGAGGGAGCCGCTCTTCAAAATAAGGAGGATTTTATAACGTTCTTTGGGGGAAATCTTGAGTTGTAATTTTCCTGTAGAAAAGCATGAATTAATTGGAACTCTTTCCTACGCTTGTAGAGGTGGATGGCCTTTTGACTCAAAAGATTAAGTTCCCAAATCCCTTCTGTAGTTGTTGATGTCCTGGTACGTCCGTCGGAGAGCAGCCTTGGTTGTGCTGACCGTGAGAACAGGTACAGGGTGAGACCCGGCACGTGCAGACGGCTCCCCCAGAGCCAGCATGGTGCAGACTGCCCATCCCACCTGGCCTCTTTGGACAGTTCGTTGTTAGGCAGGTAACGCTagggttttgtgttttataaacaGTGGACGAAATTATTTTTGTAGAATAAGCTTTTGCTTCTTTGGCACAGCAAGAATGGGAGGTTCACATCCAAAGAAGCTAACATCTCTTTGTTCGTGTTACCACTGCTTTGTTACTGAACATAATTAAACTGTATACAGTATGTTTTTTTATTAGCTTGCTGTAGCTCTTTACTTTTGGTGGCATTTTGCATTGATACGCTTTGTACTGTTTTagccttgttttttaaatgtttatttttgagagagagaaagagatagagagagagagaaagacagggaacaagttggagaggggcagcaagagagggagacacagaattcgaaaacaggctccaggctctgagctgtcagcacagagcccaacatggggctcgaacccacaaactgcgagatcatgacctgagccgaagtcggacacttacctgactgagccacccaggcggccctgtttTAGCCTTTTCTGAGAACACACTGTGGAAAGCAGAAAGCCTCAAGGGCTGGCCAATCCAGTGTCATCCTTCCCTAGAGTGTCACCCAGGATGTCAGGATTAGCTGGGGCTTAGGGGCCTCCAGTCCAGCCACCCCTGCAGACCTCATCTCTGTTGCCCGGCAGCCTGGAATCTGACACGCTCAACACAGCCTTCTGGGGCTACATATATGTGGTCTGGTTCTTTCATTTCACTCAGCACCATGGGTGATTCAGAGACTGTATGTGTAATTGTCTCATCTCCAGATTGTAGTGAAAAACTTCCTCTGATTGTATAATAAACACAGGGATTTTGGGGAGTCTATATAAATActcctaaatataaaaatgatccCACAGCATCAATACTTGTTGCACGGCTGTTGAGAAACGAAAGGCGCCCTGAATTCTCTAGGTGCGCGATCCAGGTAACTGGAGGTTATTGTAACTTCCGAGGAGTTCCTGTGAAGTATATTCTTTCGCTTCTTTTCCTTGGTAAGGACAATATGGGAACATAATTGAACCCTCCCTGCCAGGTCTCAGGACGATCACTCAGAAAATCAGTTCTCATTGTACAGTCTGAATACCctgaaaatagaaagaatgaTACTGAGTTCAGGCCAGCCTGCTAAATAGCCCCAAAGTTAGTTTTTGGAATAAATCCACAACAGGGCCCTTTATAGTTTGCCTCGTTATGAAATCTTAATGcagcaaaaaaaaatccagataatTATGGTTTCACTTAGTACAATCAGTTGATGTTTAAAGTCCCATGCCTTGCTCTTTACAGAACAAATGTCTTTTCTGTGAAAAAGGAGTAGctatatagcatatataataattaaaccACATAAAGCAAATATACAGCTTGCTGTTTGGGATTCCATTCTTGAAATATGTGCCTGGTATCGCTTTAAAAGTAAAGtgcttggggacacctgggtggctcagtcagttaagtaagagtctgactttgggccgggtcatgatcttatagtttgtggattcgagccccgcattgggctctgtgctgaagcctggagcttactttggattctgtgtctccctctctctctctgccccttcccagctcatgctctgtccctgtctctctctctcaaaataaataaacattaaaaaaagtaataaagtatttGTTAAGACAGGGCAATTGTTATGTGAAATTCTCAAAGCAACTTGGGAAAGATGCAGAATTTTCAAAGCTGGTTCAGAGGTTGAAAAAAATACAACCTCCTGATAGCTTTGGGCTTCTTCAGAATATATACTTTCCAAATCTAAATGTActtgtgtatttacttatttttaagaaagtttgcTGCTACAATTTTATGCCTTCTGAGTCCTTCCAGTGTCTTAATCATATAAAAATTACTCAGATCTCTAGCATCCATACCTTATTACTGAAAGTCTGAAGATTACTTATAATTTGTGAAACACAGATTAAATAAATTCAAGGTAATAAAAACAGGATGAAAACAACTTATGATTTCATGGGTTGATACTTGTTTCTTAACTTGCAATGTACCATAGGAaaagaatgtttccatttttaaatgtttgctctAGGGAGATTAACCAAGTTACACAAAATAGTAACAGTAATAGAGCCTTAAGATGTTTTGACTAGTGCTATGATTGAGGAAAATcattcaaactttttttaatgtgtactccttttttttttttagcaaacttGTAATCAACACATTTCAAAAACACTATAGTTTGGAAATACAGACATGACCTATTCATAAGTCCGCATACACCTTAGTAAGTAACATAAATTTTCTTTGTTGGAATATCAACACCAGTATCGTCATTAGTTCCTCGTCACCTTTAGGTGGTTACGTGTTATCCTGGAAATGAGAAGGTAATTTTTGCTCACATGGTGTTAATATTCAATCAACAAAATGTTCTTTTGTAAGCATTTTCTAGGTGTCTGTCTTTTCTGTGGTGTTTGATAGAAAAGACAGTATGTTTCTGAGCGTAATCCTTAAGCTCCAAGAACAATGGTGTACATTTGACAGAACTGTCAGCTAGAGGACAGCCACGAGTTAacattgttttaaacttttaaaaacattgtatcTTTATTCCATTAAAACTACTATGTGAGATGTTTTCCacattagttttttgtttttttgtgttttttttaacgtGAGATCTCTTACTCAGCTGTGAGCCCTTCCACATTCCTAAGGAAGGGCCTCAATCAGACTATGGAGGCAGAAGTGCAGGGTGAGTGGGAGCACCGCCACAGACCACAGGTTGGACAGGAGTCCACCCAGCATCCAGGGTCTTTGTGATGCTCCTAGGAGCAGGCTGCTGAGGTCTGAAACCAacacttgtatttgttttttgggttttgttttttgtttttaattcagttcTAATTTACTTGTGgctcctctgctcttcctcttcattcttcctGTAGAGTCATTCCGGTGGGAAATCTTTGGCAGTGTCTTGAATGGGTCCCATGAATTGCCCACAAATATGTGTATTTGGAAAATTATAGACTTGTTTACTATTTACATATGAGTTAAGTTTATGCGCCATTTGGAGATGAGCTCAGAAACATGTTAATCATTTCTCACGGTAACGATCTCATGGCCACGTTATATCAGCAAGTCACTAGGCTGGCGGCTTCCAAGACAGATGGACGAGCAGGAGTCACTTTCCTCTCTCAAAGGACAAGACACCTACTAGGAGAGATAAGACTCACATAGGCGAGTTGCTTAGCAGGGAGAAAGGTTCCTTGTTGGGCTTGTTGTGCAGGGTGCAGGTAGGACTGTGCCAAAGGCTCgctgcagaaagttctactgtGTTGGGCCCAGAAGAAGGATTTGGTCATGGTGAAGTTTCTCCTGCCTGGGTCTGAAGGGACAGTTTTTTCCTTGACCCATCACACCGCTCACGTGACTCCTTGCTCCTCACGCGAACACACATCTTTCTGTTGGCCGTTGTCCTTGTAGATGCTGTAACCAAATGGATGCAGTGGGTGATAGGACTGGTGCACAGAAGGCGCAGCAGTCTCTGCATCCTCAGCATCCGCACAGACGAGACACCTTTGTTTCCTTCTGGTCCAGAGCCCCACAGAGGAGGGGGCAGTCCGAGCTCCATGAGGAGGAGCCTACGTGGTGCCTTGGTTGAAATCCTTGGTG is part of the Suricata suricatta isolate VVHF042 chromosome 11, meerkat_22Aug2017_6uvM2_HiC, whole genome shotgun sequence genome and encodes:
- the DDI1 gene encoding protein DDI1 homolog 1; the protein is MPSACLARPGAHVMLVTVYCVRRDLSEVTFSLQVSPDFELHDFRVLCELESGVPADEIQIIHMEQVLTNDRGSLGSYGLRDGDVVVLLQKESAGPWVPGRTASLTHMELAGLAEPGTSGGRQQHATQKHLQRWAHTRGLSSSEKRVPSQGLDSPTLIRSMLLSNRHDLSLLKEHNPRLAEALLSGDLEMFSSVLMEQQRERALRDQERLRLSSADPFDLEAQAKIEEEIRQQNVEENMNIAMEEAPESFGEVAMLYINCKVNGHPLKAFVDSGAQMTIMSQACAERCNIIRLMDRRWAGIAKGVGTQRIIGRVHLAQIQIEGDFLQCSFSILENQPMDMLLGLDMLRRHQCSIDLKKNVLVIGTTGTQTPFLPEGELPLCAKLVSGAGQEESSDKEVAETIKRSVKDLGRKKR